In the genome of Candidatus Binatia bacterium, one region contains:
- a CDS encoding CoA transferase produces the protein MAELPLAGVRILAFTQLGAGPYAMMVLGDLGAEVAKVEDPISGGDEARRVPPGTIAGDSLYFQALNRNARSLTLNLRVPEGQALLRRLARVCDVVYCNLRGDLPAKLGLDYAALGRENPRLVCCALSGFGKSGPRASEPGYDFLIQALAGFMSLTGEPDGEPQRCGVSVADFAGGLMSAVGVLAGLLRARATGVGGDVDVSLLDTAVSMLNYMVTWWFALGHKPQRFARGAHQSLVPSQTFATRDGFLVVMCMKEKFWQELCDCLGKPAWTEDPRFATMADRFRHRHELLPLLEKEFLRRSTGEWLTLLRGRVPCAPVNDLEAALAEEQLHARDMLIEVPHPHWGTLREVGCPIKFAGVDPSYQAASACGADTEHILRTWLGLDEAAIAALRQKRAI, from the coding sequence ATGGCGGAGCTGCCGCTGGCTGGTGTGCGCATTCTCGCGTTTACGCAGCTCGGTGCGGGCCCGTACGCCATGATGGTGCTCGGGGACCTCGGTGCGGAGGTGGCGAAGGTGGAGGACCCCATCTCGGGAGGCGACGAGGCACGGCGCGTGCCCCCGGGCACGATCGCGGGCGACAGCTTGTATTTCCAAGCGCTCAACCGCAATGCGCGCTCGCTCACGCTAAATTTGCGCGTGCCCGAGGGGCAGGCCCTGCTGCGGCGCTTGGCGCGGGTGTGCGACGTGGTCTACTGCAACCTGCGCGGGGATCTGCCGGCTAAACTCGGCCTGGATTACGCGGCGCTCGGCCGGGAGAATCCGCGGCTGGTGTGCTGTGCGCTGTCGGGCTTTGGCAAGAGCGGGCCGCGCGCGAGCGAACCGGGCTACGACTTTCTCATTCAGGCACTGGCGGGCTTTATGAGTTTGACTGGCGAGCCGGATGGCGAGCCGCAACGTTGCGGCGTGTCGGTGGCGGATTTTGCCGGCGGCCTCATGTCCGCCGTCGGCGTGCTCGCGGGGCTCCTGAGAGCGCGCGCCACAGGAGTCGGCGGCGATGTCGACGTGAGCTTGTTGGATACCGCGGTGTCGATGCTCAATTATATGGTCACGTGGTGGTTCGCGCTGGGCCACAAACCGCAGCGCTTCGCCCGCGGCGCGCACCAAAGCTTGGTGCCTTCGCAAACCTTTGCCACGCGCGACGGCTTCCTCGTGGTGATGTGTATGAAAGAAAAGTTCTGGCAGGAGCTGTGCGACTGCCTGGGAAAACCTGCGTGGACCGAGGATCCGCGCTTTGCCACCATGGCGGATCGCTTCCGCCATCGCCACGAGCTCCTGCCGCTGCTGGAAAAGGAGTTCCTGCGTCGCTCTACCGGCGAGTGGCTTACGCTGTTGCGCGGGCGCGTACCGTGTGCGCCGGTCAATGACCTCGAAGCAGCGCTCGCCGAAGAGCAACTGCACGCGCGGGACATGCTGATCGAGGTTCCCCACCCGCACTGGGGCACCCTCCGGGAAGTTGGCTGCCCGATCAAGTTCGCGGGGGTGGACCCGAGTTACCAGGCCGCATCGGCCTGCGGTGCCGACACCGAACACATCTTGCGCACGTGGCTGGGCTTGGACGAAGCAGCCATTGCCGCTTTACGGCAAAAGCGCGCGATTTGA